A part of Pseudoalteromonas arctica A 37-1-2 genomic DNA contains:
- a CDS encoding efflux RND transporter periplasmic adaptor subunit, with amino-acid sequence MIKYLRITFTILVVIAAVFAGRWVWTDYMHTPWTRDGRIRADIVTVAPDVSGWVTTLNIKDGQNVQKGEVLFNVDQKRYQAALDKSKANTENTLYTWELAKHKYERRVELNTQQAISEETLESTRINTKIAEANYNLAKTEQTIAQLNVDRTKIVAPASGQIINLNLRQGNYVAQGTPVFAIVQSDSFYVTGYFEESKIPLIYPDQKAKIALLSGGKQLTGHVVSVGKAIANTNTQSNGQLLPQVQQTFNWVRLSQRIPVDIKLDSLPEDTQLSAGMTATIHLATR; translated from the coding sequence ATGATTAAATATCTGCGTATTACTTTTACTATATTGGTTGTTATAGCTGCGGTTTTTGCTGGGCGTTGGGTATGGACTGACTACATGCATACTCCTTGGACGCGCGACGGTCGCATTCGAGCAGACATAGTTACAGTTGCTCCAGACGTGTCGGGTTGGGTTACAACTTTAAACATTAAAGATGGTCAAAACGTACAAAAAGGCGAAGTACTTTTTAATGTTGATCAAAAGCGTTACCAAGCAGCGCTTGATAAAAGTAAAGCCAATACAGAAAATACGCTATATACATGGGAGCTTGCTAAACATAAATACGAAAGACGTGTTGAGCTAAACACTCAACAGGCAATAAGTGAAGAAACGCTAGAATCAACACGTATCAATACTAAAATTGCTGAGGCAAATTATAACCTAGCTAAAACAGAGCAAACAATTGCGCAATTAAATGTTGATAGAACTAAAATTGTTGCGCCTGCATCGGGACAAATAATTAATCTGAATTTACGCCAAGGTAACTATGTAGCTCAAGGCACACCTGTGTTTGCTATCGTGCAGTCAGATTCATTTTACGTAACGGGTTACTTTGAAGAGAGTAAAATACCGCTTATTTATCCTGATCAAAAAGCTAAAATAGCGCTTCTAAGCGGTGGTAAGCAATTAACGGGGCATGTAGTGAGTGTAGGTAAAGCAATTGCAAATACGAATACACAAAGTAACGGACAGCTTTTACCACAAGTACAACAAACATTTAATTGGGTACGTTTATCGCAACGTATTCCTGTTGATATTAAATTAGATTCATTGCCCGAAGATACACAGTTAAGCGCAGGAATGACCGCCACAATACATCTCGCTACACGTTAA
- a CDS encoding GNAT family N-acetyltransferase encodes MQLVDLNPNDPDVVNVFDDIDRLINSLYPVATAQSLELNELTLPNVYAIGLKTDEGIIACGAIVEKFDTQPYGEIRRLYVKPSHRGKGLSRRIMQILLHQAGEKQIPLIRLETGPKQIKSINLYENLGFKRCSSFGSYVDNPQSVFMELGLSQ; translated from the coding sequence ATGCAGTTAGTCGATTTGAACCCTAATGATCCCGATGTAGTAAATGTATTTGACGATATAGACCGACTTATAAATTCTTTATACCCTGTTGCTACAGCGCAGTCTCTGGAGTTAAACGAATTAACCTTACCTAATGTGTATGCTATTGGTTTAAAAACTGATGAAGGTATTATTGCCTGTGGTGCGATTGTAGAGAAATTTGATACTCAGCCTTATGGCGAAATAAGACGTTTATATGTAAAACCAAGTCATCGTGGTAAAGGGCTATCAAGACGCATTATGCAGATTTTATTACATCAAGCTGGCGAAAAGCAAATCCCGTTAATACGTTTAGAAACAGGTCCAAAACAAATAAAATCAATCAATTTATATGAAAATTTAGGCTTTAAACGCTGTAGCAGTTTTGGCTCATATGTAGATAATCCACAAAGTGTATTTATGGAGTTAGGGCTTAGCCAATAA
- the speA gene encoding biosynthetic arginine decarboxylase: MKETTSLEQARTSYNVRHWSQGFFGINDQGDVYVAPKAHAPEQTIALTDIAKQLQDKGLSLPALVRFPQILHHRVHSLCGAFNTAIENYGYPKDYLLVYPIKVNQQREVVEEIVASQAQVEKKQLGLEAGSKPELLTVLALAEKTSAVIVCNGYKDKEYVRLALIGEKLGHKVYIVLEKLSELDMVLSQAKELNVKPRIGIRVRLASQGKGKWQASGGEKSKFGLSASQVLHVVNRLKDANQLDLLQLVHFHLGSQMANIRDVRLGVSEAARFYCELRKLGAEIDCLDVGGGLAVDYDGTRSQSHNSMNYSLAEYANNIVYTIGDTCKQYEQPMPTIISESGRALTAHHAVLISNVIGTESYTPEELVAPAADAPLLLKNMWASFVQLTDLTDDRALIEIYHDSQGDLAEAHNQFALGLLDLAQRAWAEQINIRICYELNKHMDNKNRFHRPIIDELNVRLADKFFVNFSLFQSLPDAWGIDQVFPVLPLSGLTEAPKKRAVLLDITCDSDGALEHYVDGQGIESTLPVPEFSADKPYLMGFFLVGAYQEILGDMHNLFGDTHSAIVNMDEQGVASITEINQGDTVADMMRYVHLDVESFQQSYEQLVSTKIEKHEQQSVLDELQSGLDGYTYLEEL, from the coding sequence ATGAAAGAAACAACATCACTAGAACAAGCTCGTACGAGCTACAATGTTCGTCATTGGAGCCAAGGTTTTTTTGGTATTAATGATCAAGGTGATGTGTATGTTGCGCCCAAGGCTCATGCCCCAGAGCAAACCATTGCATTAACTGATATCGCAAAGCAACTACAAGATAAAGGTTTAAGCTTACCTGCTTTAGTTCGTTTTCCGCAAATTTTACACCATCGTGTACACAGCTTATGCGGCGCATTTAATACTGCGATTGAAAACTATGGTTACCCTAAAGACTACCTATTAGTTTACCCAATAAAAGTAAACCAACAACGTGAAGTGGTTGAGGAAATAGTAGCAAGCCAAGCACAAGTAGAAAAAAAGCAACTTGGTTTAGAAGCAGGCAGCAAGCCTGAACTACTTACAGTACTAGCACTAGCTGAAAAAACCAGCGCCGTTATTGTATGTAATGGCTACAAAGATAAAGAATACGTACGTTTAGCACTTATTGGCGAAAAGCTAGGTCATAAAGTGTATATCGTACTTGAAAAGCTTTCTGAGCTAGACATGGTGCTTAGCCAAGCAAAAGAGCTTAACGTAAAACCACGCATTGGTATTCGTGTACGTTTAGCGTCGCAAGGTAAAGGTAAATGGCAAGCGAGTGGCGGCGAAAAATCAAAATTTGGTTTATCTGCATCGCAAGTTTTACACGTAGTTAATCGTTTAAAAGACGCAAACCAGCTTGATTTACTTCAGCTAGTACATTTTCACTTAGGCTCACAAATGGCGAACATTCGTGACGTACGTTTAGGTGTAAGCGAAGCGGCGCGTTTTTACTGTGAGCTACGTAAATTAGGCGCAGAAATTGATTGCCTTGATGTAGGTGGTGGTTTAGCTGTTGATTACGACGGTACACGTAGCCAGTCGCATAACTCTATGAATTACAGCTTAGCTGAATATGCAAATAACATTGTGTACACCATTGGTGATACATGTAAGCAATATGAGCAACCAATGCCGACTATTATTTCTGAGTCGGGTCGTGCGCTTACAGCGCATCATGCTGTGCTTATTTCTAATGTTATTGGTACTGAAAGTTACACGCCAGAAGAGTTAGTAGCGCCAGCGGCAGATGCACCACTTTTATTAAAAAACATGTGGGCATCGTTTGTACAATTAACTGATTTAACGGATGACCGTGCATTAATTGAAATTTATCACGACAGCCAAGGTGATTTAGCTGAAGCGCATAACCAATTTGCACTCGGTTTATTAGACTTAGCGCAGCGTGCGTGGGCTGAACAAATTAATATTCGTATTTGTTATGAACTTAACAAGCACATGGATAACAAAAACCGTTTTCATCGTCCTATTATTGACGAGTTAAACGTACGTTTAGCCGATAAGTTTTTTGTAAACTTTTCGTTATTTCAATCGCTTCCAGATGCATGGGGCATTGATCAAGTGTTTCCGGTATTGCCATTAAGTGGCTTAACTGAAGCACCAAAAAAACGTGCTGTATTACTTGATATAACCTGTGATTCAGACGGTGCACTTGAGCATTACGTAGATGGACAAGGCATTGAAAGCACACTACCTGTACCAGAGTTTAGCGCTGATAAACCTTATTTAATGGGCTTTTTCTTGGTGGGTGCTTATCAAGAAATTTTAGGTGACATGCATAACTTGTTTGGCGATACGCACAGCGCAATTGTTAATATGGATGAGCAAGGCGTTGCAAGTATTACCGAGATAAACCAAGGTGACACTGTTGCCGATATGATGCGCTATGTACATTTAGATGTTGAAAGTTTTCAGCAATCATACGAGCAGTTAGTAAGCACTAAAATTGAAAAACACGAACAGCAAAGCGTTTTAGACGAGTTGCAAAGCGGCCTTGATGGCTACACTTATTTAGAAGAGTTATAA
- a CDS encoding M48 family metallopeptidase has protein sequence MHVKGHFFPIASSNYQVCVATISDTHIEVINDEHVIARHAISSLKLSSGMAGLADELNFEDGSRFIPQDVSYRWPFKENNHHIMERLEKSKWAILAAVIFTPLFMWLVLYKAVPAIAVYSVDTLPRNVVEQMGEQSFTLIKKIALDPSELPAEQQTKVQAHFTNMLNALSLDQSVYRLSFYKSDSFGANAFALPHGRIVVTDDLANLLADKPNALKAVLLHEMGHVVHQHSVRITAQSAASTIVLAVVFGDLEGVAEVALGTGASFAQQGFSRDMEREADTFALTQLESLGYSSNDFADAIEALQESHTSENEHLEKVNDFLEYLSSHPSAQERIDNARK, from the coding sequence ATGCATGTAAAGGGACATTTTTTCCCCATCGCATCGAGTAACTATCAAGTGTGTGTTGCAACTATTAGCGACACACACATTGAAGTTATCAACGATGAACACGTTATAGCTCGCCACGCAATCTCAAGTCTAAAATTAAGTTCGGGGATGGCAGGACTTGCCGACGAACTAAACTTTGAAGATGGCAGTCGTTTTATTCCTCAAGATGTAAGTTACAGATGGCCATTTAAAGAAAATAACCATCACATAATGGAGCGCCTTGAAAAAAGTAAATGGGCAATTTTAGCCGCAGTCATATTTACGCCACTTTTTATGTGGTTAGTACTTTATAAAGCGGTACCGGCTATTGCTGTTTACAGTGTTGATACCCTGCCACGTAATGTTGTGGAACAAATGGGGGAGCAAAGCTTTACACTTATTAAAAAGATTGCGCTTGACCCAAGTGAGCTGCCCGCAGAGCAGCAAACTAAAGTACAAGCACATTTTACAAATATGCTTAATGCGTTATCGCTTGATCAATCGGTTTATAGATTATCGTTTTATAAATCAGACAGCTTTGGTGCTAACGCGTTTGCACTACCCCATGGCCGTATCGTGGTCACAGATGATTTAGCAAATTTACTTGCCGATAAACCCAATGCACTAAAAGCGGTATTGCTACACGAAATGGGCCATGTAGTCCACCAGCATAGCGTACGTATTACAGCACAATCTGCCGCAAGTACGATTGTGCTAGCGGTTGTATTTGGTGATTTAGAAGGGGTTGCAGAGGTTGCATTAGGTACGGGTGCATCGTTTGCTCAGCAAGGGTTTTCACGAGATATGGAACGCGAGGCAGATACCTTTGCACTCACTCAATTAGAGTCGCTTGGGTATTCGAGTAATGACTTTGCTGATGCAATAGAAGCCCTACAAGAAAGCCATACCAGCGAAAACGAGCACCTCGAAAAAGTAAATGACTTTTTAGAGTACTTATCTAGCCACCCAAGTGCACAAGAGCGTATTGACAATGCTAGGAAATAA
- a CDS encoding MYG1 family protein, translating into MSEITVVTHNGNFHADDVFSIAVLKHVLPTFKLVRTRDKALIESADFVIDVGGEYDPETNRFDHHQRGGAGERENGIPFSSFGLVWKKYGLALCDDNQAVADRVDSGLVSTIDAIDCGHVEGVSKGISLSQTISMFNPTWEEESNFDTCFDEAVEFAARMLIRFIASAHGSVNAKAIVAKAIENAEDARVIVLKKYTPWKKTVHILSSDALYMVYPSHSGQWILQTVPVEPGSFEDRKPLPKAWSGLSDQAFVDETGIDDAVFCHNGLFIAGTKSFESTMKLATMALSE; encoded by the coding sequence ATGAGCGAAATAACAGTAGTAACCCACAATGGTAATTTTCATGCAGATGACGTTTTTAGTATTGCGGTACTTAAACATGTTTTGCCAACGTTTAAACTGGTACGTACTCGCGATAAAGCGCTTATAGAGAGTGCCGACTTTGTAATTGATGTAGGTGGCGAATACGATCCTGAAACTAATCGCTTTGATCATCACCAACGCGGTGGTGCAGGCGAGCGAGAAAATGGCATTCCTTTTTCATCATTTGGTTTAGTGTGGAAAAAATACGGCTTAGCGCTGTGTGATGATAACCAAGCCGTGGCTGATAGAGTGGATTCAGGCTTAGTTTCAACCATTGATGCCATTGATTGTGGTCATGTTGAAGGCGTATCAAAAGGAATAAGCTTGAGCCAAACAATCTCAATGTTTAACCCTACGTGGGAAGAAGAGAGTAACTTTGATACCTGTTTTGATGAAGCTGTTGAATTTGCAGCTCGCATGCTCATTCGTTTTATCGCCTCAGCTCACGGTAGTGTAAATGCAAAGGCGATCGTTGCTAAAGCAATCGAAAATGCAGAAGATGCCAGAGTTATAGTGCTTAAAAAATACACACCGTGGAAAAAAACAGTGCATATTTTATCAAGCGATGCGCTATACATGGTTTACCCATCGCATTCTGGGCAATGGATATTACAAACAGTACCCGTTGAGCCTGGCTCGTTTGAAGATAGAAAACCGCTTCCTAAAGCATGGTCAGGTTTATCTGATCAAGCGTTTGTAGATGAAACCGGTATTGATGACGCTGTGTTCTGTCACAATGGCTTATTTATAGCGGGCACTAAGTCGTTTGAAAGCACAATGAAGCTTGCCACTATGGCGCTTAGCGAATAA
- a CDS encoding DoxX-like family protein has product MLGNNRGYIQLARYIVSLSWIYHGFFPKLYHIAPLEKLMTGSAGFSAEVSDLITRSAGVGEIIFGLCLFVFYKNKHLVILNILALIGLLLAVVAMQPQLLIEAFNPVTTNLPLIGLSVIWLKEIKLQNNRYL; this is encoded by the coding sequence ATGCTAGGAAATAATCGCGGTTATATTCAACTTGCTCGCTACATAGTGAGTTTAAGTTGGATATATCATGGCTTTTTTCCAAAGCTTTATCATATTGCACCACTTGAAAAATTAATGACTGGCAGTGCTGGTTTTTCAGCAGAAGTGTCTGACTTAATTACACGTTCGGCGGGTGTTGGCGAAATTATATTTGGATTGTGTTTATTTGTGTTTTATAAAAATAAACACTTAGTAATTTTAAATATTTTAGCATTAATTGGCCTTTTACTCGCTGTAGTTGCAATGCAGCCACAATTACTTATTGAAGCATTTAACCCTGTTACTACTAACCTGCCTCTTATTGGGCTAAGCGTTATTTGGTTAAAGGAAATTAAGCTGCAGAATAATCGATACCTCTAA
- a CDS encoding YnfA family protein, producing the protein MFELKTIALFTITALAEIVGCYLPYLWLKQDKSILLLIPAALSLALFAWLLSLHPTAAGRVYAAYGGVYICVALLWLWVVDGVKLTMWDIIGGLVALLGMAIIMFAPKSA; encoded by the coding sequence ATGTTTGAACTAAAAACAATCGCACTTTTTACTATTACAGCCTTAGCAGAAATAGTGGGTTGTTATTTGCCTTACCTTTGGCTTAAGCAAGATAAAAGTATTTTACTTTTAATTCCTGCGGCTTTAAGTTTGGCACTATTTGCATGGTTGCTATCTTTACATCCTACTGCAGCAGGGCGCGTGTATGCAGCTTATGGCGGCGTATATATTTGCGTTGCGCTATTATGGTTATGGGTTGTTGATGGCGTAAAGCTTACTATGTGGGATATTATCGGTGGTTTAGTTGCACTGCTAGGTATGGCAATAATTATGTTCGCACCAAAAAGTGCATAG
- a CDS encoding FUSC family protein — protein sequence MGVVLQNLFFPKKQAIIFATKGVIAMVMALTIAMWLNLERPYWALVSAIFLQLRPQSGLVIEKAICQIIGTIVGGLFGILLLTQLILYPYLALGALALWLGVNSALSAMVRQANFVYAFAMAGVTAAIIVLLVMVTPAMVSSQSIFDIAQARVSEIVIGSICAGLVSHLFWPVKVKHLLQVQARSVINQTLDYLVTELDSKGSHENRHQQIDGIMATLGSINEDSSAVRYEGPKGPGRSRAANQLSQKVLSLLASIQIIGRLQRNHADLITPTLDKLISKLKHVFAQIKESDDFDYCAEQVKTLRKELTDYRANTVCDSPFESHMLNVSLEVAADLTILLRAYRSLEQRDKTLLNAPSMLTYRDPLAGIIVGFRTALVFSIGAFIWINTGSSAALLIMILPVIFSIMLARIPLAILQVVIKRLLAGIIVATFVTIFYALNLLSQSGGQLEILLLVLAGPYFLGLLLLADQQTLPYGLGFCIPFTILVRPSTDMSLAFSIDYTLSSAIAIFAGVSILFWIFQLFTGPSVQLLVHRVFKATYKDLLEINTHQTPSIWYNRRMADRLIRLTNYDQGSHSRAITDMALTGLNLGHASVRLNSICENLAGDTKLKYLNEWQRTLADAFMLATKGKFDENFKQASDNLYNELALSVGDSNQLEAIKGMFIRINLTFERSASKIN from the coding sequence GTGGGCGTTGTATTACAAAATTTGTTTTTTCCTAAAAAACAGGCAATTATTTTTGCGACTAAGGGCGTTATAGCCATGGTAATGGCGCTTACTATTGCTATGTGGCTTAATCTTGAAAGACCTTATTGGGCGTTAGTCTCGGCTATATTTTTGCAATTACGCCCGCAAAGCGGATTAGTTATTGAAAAAGCAATTTGCCAAATAATAGGCACCATAGTGGGTGGTTTATTTGGCATATTGCTTTTAACTCAGCTAATTCTCTACCCTTATTTAGCGCTTGGTGCACTTGCATTATGGTTAGGGGTGAACTCTGCGTTATCGGCAATGGTACGCCAAGCAAACTTTGTTTATGCGTTTGCTATGGCAGGTGTAACAGCCGCTATTATTGTACTTTTAGTCATGGTTACTCCGGCAATGGTGAGCAGCCAAAGCATATTTGATATTGCACAAGCGCGCGTGAGTGAAATAGTAATAGGCTCAATATGTGCAGGCCTTGTGAGCCATTTGTTTTGGCCTGTAAAAGTTAAACACTTACTGCAAGTACAAGCGCGGTCGGTTATAAACCAAACGTTAGATTATTTAGTAACTGAGCTTGATTCTAAAGGCTCGCACGAAAATCGCCATCAGCAAATAGATGGCATTATGGCAACATTAGGATCAATAAACGAAGACTCTAGCGCAGTAAGGTACGAAGGGCCAAAAGGTCCAGGGCGCTCACGTGCTGCAAATCAATTGTCGCAAAAAGTACTTTCTTTACTGGCTTCAATTCAAATAATTGGTCGCCTGCAACGAAACCACGCAGACCTTATTACTCCCACATTAGACAAATTAATAAGTAAACTTAAACACGTATTCGCGCAAATTAAAGAATCTGACGATTTTGATTACTGCGCCGAACAAGTTAAAACGCTGCGTAAAGAGCTAACCGACTATAGAGCAAATACGGTGTGTGATTCGCCATTTGAATCTCACATGCTCAACGTAAGCTTAGAAGTGGCAGCCGACTTAACAATTTTACTACGCGCATACAGATCTTTAGAACAACGCGATAAAACATTATTAAATGCACCCAGTATGCTTACATATCGTGACCCATTAGCTGGCATTATTGTTGGATTTAGAACTGCTTTGGTGTTTTCTATCGGCGCATTTATTTGGATTAATACAGGCTCTTCTGCTGCATTATTAATTATGATTTTACCGGTCATATTTTCGATAATGCTGGCGCGAATACCCTTGGCTATTTTACAGGTTGTAATTAAACGTTTATTAGCAGGTATAATTGTTGCTACTTTTGTGACTATTTTTTATGCGTTAAATTTACTGTCGCAAAGTGGTGGGCAATTAGAAATATTATTGCTTGTATTAGCTGGTCCGTATTTTTTGGGTTTGCTGTTACTCGCTGATCAACAAACGCTGCCATACGGCTTAGGGTTTTGTATTCCATTTACTATTTTGGTTAGACCCAGCACAGATATGAGCCTTGCGTTTTCAATTGATTATACACTCAGCTCTGCAATCGCTATTTTTGCTGGCGTGAGTATTTTATTTTGGATTTTTCAGTTATTTACAGGGCCAAGTGTTCAGTTACTTGTTCATCGTGTTTTTAAGGCTACCTATAAAGATTTACTCGAAATAAATACCCATCAAACTCCGAGTATTTGGTACAACCGCCGCATGGCAGATAGGTTAATACGCTTAACTAATTACGATCAGGGCTCACACTCACGCGCTATTACCGATATGGCTCTTACCGGTCTAAACTTAGGGCATGCTTCAGTGCGATTAAACTCAATTTGCGAAAACCTTGCTGGTGACACAAAGCTAAAATACTTAAATGAGTGGCAACGCACGTTGGCTGATGCATTTATGCTGGCTACCAAAGGTAAGTTTGATGAAAACTTTAAGCAAGCGTCTGATAATCTTTATAACGAATTAGCCTTATCTGTTGGTGATTCAAACCAATTAGAGGCAATAAAAGGGATGTTTATTCGCATTAATCTGACCTTTGAAAGAAGTGCGAGTAAGATAAATTAG
- a CDS encoding DUF1656 domain-containing protein has product MFQAVVLGGLEFSPLIVYFPIAFILTALTRFALHRLDWHDRIWKVAWFEVSLFVCYLALAVYLLSGR; this is encoded by the coding sequence ATGTTTCAAGCAGTCGTGTTAGGGGGATTAGAGTTTAGCCCGCTGATTGTTTACTTCCCAATTGCGTTTATTTTAACAGCGCTGACTCGTTTTGCTTTGCATCGACTAGATTGGCATGACCGTATTTGGAAAGTGGCTTGGTTTGAAGTGTCACTATTTGTTTGTTACTTGGCACTGGCCGTCTATTTACTAAGTGGAAGATAA
- a CDS encoding YjgN family protein: protein MESIHPTPSETTPPINEPAEPIFSGKVQFSGKGGEFFGIWIVNILLSVITLGIYSAWAKVRTHRYFYGHTRIDGHSFDYLATPIQILKGRILAVIVFFIYTFSISFMPILGLFIALGFIFLMPWIINQGLRFNLRMTRHRNVRFAFKGSYGEAFVNFILLPIASIFTLYLLMPYVIKRIDSYIHSNISYGDKPLTVNLKGETYYLTALICFVVSSITMVVFMGILGLFGLNLLDVENAQNLENSPAMVMLPIFMMIAYVLMIAIVSAVWHAAIRNHIFDNSYFEGVATFKSELKPIPFAVLLLTNMLAIVFSLGLAYPWTKVRTSKMLADVTNVTIYPGALNLIDTAQEQQSSFAEEAANVFDIDLSLT from the coding sequence ATGGAATCAATACACCCTACCCCATCTGAAACAACCCCACCAATAAATGAGCCTGCTGAACCAATTTTTAGCGGAAAAGTGCAGTTTAGTGGTAAAGGCGGTGAGTTTTTTGGAATTTGGATTGTAAATATATTACTTAGCGTTATTACGCTTGGCATATACTCAGCGTGGGCTAAAGTACGTACGCATCGCTATTTTTACGGCCACACCCGCATAGATGGTCATAGTTTTGACTACCTAGCAACGCCAATACAAATTTTAAAAGGTCGGATTTTAGCGGTTATTGTATTTTTTATTTATACATTTTCTATTAGCTTTATGCCTATTTTAGGCCTGTTTATTGCTCTTGGTTTTATCTTTTTAATGCCATGGATTATTAACCAAGGTTTACGTTTTAATCTGCGTATGACCCGCCATCGTAATGTTCGCTTTGCTTTTAAAGGCAGCTATGGCGAAGCCTTTGTTAACTTTATACTTTTACCTATTGCCAGCATATTTACGCTTTATTTATTAATGCCTTACGTTATAAAACGTATTGATAGCTATATCCATAGCAATATTAGTTATGGCGACAAACCGCTTACTGTAAATCTAAAAGGCGAAACCTATTACTTAACAGCGCTTATTTGCTTTGTAGTGAGCTCTATCACCATGGTGGTATTTATGGGGATTTTAGGATTATTTGGCCTCAACTTATTAGATGTTGAAAATGCACAAAATTTAGAAAACTCCCCTGCTATGGTTATGCTTCCTATCTTTATGATGATTGCCTATGTGCTAATGATTGCCATTGTTTCTGCTGTATGGCACGCCGCTATTAGAAATCACATTTTTGATAACAGCTATTTTGAAGGCGTTGCTACATTTAAATCAGAGCTAAAACCAATTCCTTTCGCTGTTTTACTATTAACTAATATGTTGGCTATTGTATTTTCTTTAGGCCTTGCATACCCATGGACAAAAGTACGTACATCAAAAATGCTCGCTGATGTAACTAACGTCACTATTTATCCTGGTGCATTAAACCTAATTGATACCGCGCAAGAACAGCAATCATCATTTGCTGAAGAAGCTGCAAACGTATTTGATATTGACCTTTCTCTAACTTAA
- the speB gene encoding agmatinase, translating to MSTLFGHADHSLYSNGMTFLRRPMVQNINAIDADVVVLGLPFDLATSGRPGARLGPDAIRRASVHLAWEDTKYPWTFPLFERLKVADAGDFTYPVGDPEYFTAQLEMAAEQILLQGKTLLGLGGDHFVTLPLLRAHAKIHGKMALVHFDAHTDTYSNGSRFDHGTMFYHAPMEGLIDVEHSIQIGIRTDFDQSKHEFAVIDAMQANDLHANDIAAQILERVGDLPVYLTFDIDCLDPAFAPGTGTPVCGGLTSDKVLKVLRALKGINMVGMDVVEVSPSYDQSELTAIAAATIASELLHLWTHKNKY from the coding sequence ATGTCGACATTGTTTGGTCACGCAGATCACTCATTGTACTCAAATGGGATGACGTTTTTACGTCGTCCTATGGTGCAAAATATTAATGCAATTGATGCTGACGTAGTCGTTTTAGGCTTACCGTTTGATTTAGCGACATCGGGTCGCCCTGGTGCACGTTTAGGCCCTGATGCAATTCGTCGTGCATCGGTTCATTTAGCATGGGAAGACACTAAGTACCCGTGGACGTTCCCGTTATTTGAGCGTTTAAAAGTGGCAGACGCAGGGGACTTTACTTACCCCGTTGGCGATCCTGAGTATTTTACTGCGCAACTAGAAATGGCTGCTGAGCAAATACTTCTCCAAGGTAAAACGCTATTAGGTTTAGGGGGCGATCACTTTGTGACGCTTCCGCTATTACGCGCTCATGCAAAAATACATGGCAAAATGGCGTTAGTGCACTTTGATGCGCACACAGATACCTATAGCAACGGCTCGCGATTTGATCACGGCACTATGTTTTATCATGCACCAATGGAAGGGCTAATTGATGTTGAGCACAGTATACAAATAGGTATTCGTACCGACTTTGATCAAAGCAAACATGAGTTTGCTGTGATTGATGCAATGCAAGCCAACGATTTACATGCAAATGATATTGCAGCGCAAATACTTGAACGAGTAGGTGACCTACCTGTTTACTTAACGTTTGATATAGATTGTTTAGACCCTGCGTTTGCGCCTGGTACAGGCACTCCTGTGTGCGGTGGTTTAACGTCAGATAAAGTACTTAAAGTACTGCGTGCACTAAAAGGCATAAACATGGTAGGTATGGATGTGGTAGAAGTATCACCTTCGTACGACCAAAGTGAGCTTACCGCTATTGCCGCAGCAACCATTGCGAGCGAATTACTGCATTTGTGGACGCATAAAAATAAGTACTAA